The segment GTGCTGCATGTCATTGCCAAATATCCAAATGTTTGTAAACATGTTCATTTACCTGTTCAAAGTGGAAGCGACAGAATTCTAAAAGAAATGAATCGTTTGCACACGCGTGCAGAATATTTACAATTGATTGATAAAATTCATCAAATCATTCCTGATGCTAGTGTTACACAAGATATGATTGCCGGTTTCCCAACAGAAACGGAAGCAGATCATCAGGACACTTTGAGTTTGATGGAAGCTGTGAAATATGGTTTTGGCTATATGTATTCGTATTCCGAACGTCCGGGAACATTAGCCGGTAGAAAAATGGAAGACGATGTAGCAGAAGAAACAAAGTTGCGCAGACTACAGGAAATCGTGGATTTACAACGTATTCACAGCGGAATCAGAACCAAAGAATTTTTAGGCAAAACTGTAGAAGTTTTGGTAGAAAAAGTTTCTAAAAAATCAGATAAAGATTTATCAGGGCGAAATTCACAAAGTTTTATGGTTGTTTTCCCAAGGGAAAATTATAAAATCGGTGATTTTGTCAATGTGAAAATTACCAACTGTACCAGCGGAACCTTGATTGGTAAGGCTGTTGGATACAGTGAAATGCAAATTAGCTAATCATGGAAACCGTTCAAAGCATAAAACAACGATTTGAGATTATTGGGAACGACCCAAAACTGAATCGTGCCATAGAAAAAGCCATACAGGTTGCTCCTACTGATATTTCGGTATTGGTTGTGGGTGAAAGTGGTGTCGGTAAAGAAAGTATTCCTCGAATTATTCATTCGCTTTCGCACAGAAAACACGGAAAATATATAGCAGTAAACTGTGGTGCTATTCCGGAAGGAACCATTGACAGTGAGCTTTTTGGACATGAAAAAGGTTCGTTTACCGGAGCCAACGCCGAACGTCAAGGTTATTTTGAAGTGGCTGATGGCGGAACAATTTTCCTGGATGAAGTAGGCGAATTGCCCTTGTCAACACAGGTGCGTTTACTTCGTGTTTTGGAAAACGGCGAATTCCTAAAAGTGGGTTCATCAAAAGTCCAAAAAACCAATGTTCGTATCGTTGCAGCTACTAATGTGAATTTATTTGAAGCGATTGAAAAAGGAAAATTCCGTGAAGATTTATACTATCGTTTGAGCACTGTTGACATCCCTTTGCCGCCATTGCGTGACCGAAAAGATGATATTCATTTATTGTTTCGAAAATTTGCTGCCGATTTTGCGCATAAATATAAAATGCCGCCCATTAAATTGAGTGATGAAGCTATCCAATTTTTGCAAAAATACCGCTGGAGCGGAAACATCCGTCAGCTTAGAAATTTTGCCGAACAGCTTTCGGTTTTGGAAACCAATCGCGATATTTCATTGGCAACTATACAATCGTATTTACCGGTTGAAGGTAGTAATTTGCCTTCGGTTATTGGCGGAAAAAAATCGGAAAATGATTTTTCTACCGAAAGAGATATTTTATACAAAGTCCTTTTTGACATGAAAAGCGATTTGCATGATTTGAAAAAGCTGACTCTAGAATTAATGCAAAACGGAAGTTCCAAAGTGCAGGAAATGAATAAGAACTTGATTCAGAAGGTTTTTGGCCAAAAAGAGGAAAGTGTTTCTAACTTTACGGATGAACCGAGATTGAATTCCATTTCTTCACAGAATGAAGTAGAACAAGAAGAATTTGACGATGACGATGATACTAATTACCTAATGGCAGAAACCATTGATGAGGAAGAAGTATTGAAATTAGAACAAAAAGAAATTGAACTTATCAAGAAGTCTTTGGACCGTCATAAAGGCAAAAGAAAAGCCGCTGCAGATGAATTAGGCATCTCTGAAAGAACACTTTATCGAAAAATTAAGCAGTACGACCTATAAATTTTTTATTTGTCAAATACCTTTTTACGTTTACGCCACCCAAATTTATAGTCATGAAAAAATATGTATTCCTTTTTGTTTTAGCTATTACCTTATTCTCATGCAGCAGCGATGACACCTCTTCTATACTTGTCAATCCTGAATTGCTTCAAAGAGTCGATTTCTATCCTAATACTGCCAACGAAACACGTTGGAATTTTAATGATTCTGGTATATTGGATCACATTACAAAAGCTGACGGAACGCTGATTGAAAAGTTTATTTATGAC is part of the Flavobacterium sangjuense genome and harbors:
- a CDS encoding sigma-54 interaction domain-containing protein encodes the protein METVQSIKQRFEIIGNDPKLNRAIEKAIQVAPTDISVLVVGESGVGKESIPRIIHSLSHRKHGKYIAVNCGAIPEGTIDSELFGHEKGSFTGANAERQGYFEVADGGTIFLDEVGELPLSTQVRLLRVLENGEFLKVGSSKVQKTNVRIVAATNVNLFEAIEKGKFREDLYYRLSTVDIPLPPLRDRKDDIHLLFRKFAADFAHKYKMPPIKLSDEAIQFLQKYRWSGNIRQLRNFAEQLSVLETNRDISLATIQSYLPVEGSNLPSVIGGKKSENDFSTERDILYKVLFDMKSDLHDLKKLTLELMQNGSSKVQEMNKNLIQKVFGQKEESVSNFTDEPRLNSISSQNEVEQEEFDDDDDTNYLMAETIDEEEVLKLEQKEIELIKKSLDRHKGKRKAAADELGISERTLYRKIKQYDL